From a region of the Thermosipho melanesiensis BI429 genome:
- a CDS encoding type I phosphomannose isomerase catalytic subunit has protein sequence MIKVQPQFRNQIWGNRMLNNLFGINDGKIGEVWLLSGHPLFTTLIDNRSINDISKELCGKDFERFPLLIKLISTSDWLSVQVHPDDEYARSVEKEPWGKNEAWYFLTDGEIAICEEPSRLVEAFEKGNWSDVLRIEKIKKGTFVNIPAGVIHALGSNSTVIEVQQSSDLTYRIYDWGRPRETHIKKALEVSKAVKFEELIVEKINTKYFIMEYVKTSKINGFSVVVPTILEKNFGAFVIPKDSREYVENSVVIKLGEFFLNS, from the coding sequence ATGATAAAAGTTCAACCACAATTTAGAAACCAAATTTGGGGAAATAGGATGTTAAATAATCTTTTTGGTATTAATGACGGAAAGATTGGTGAGGTGTGGTTGTTATCTGGCCACCCGCTTTTTACTACGTTAATTGATAATAGAAGTATAAATGATATTTCTAAAGAATTGTGTGGGAAAGATTTTGAACGTTTTCCACTTCTTATAAAGCTTATTTCCACTTCTGATTGGCTTTCAGTACAAGTTCATCCGGATGATGAATATGCGAGATCTGTTGAAAAGGAGCCATGGGGTAAGAATGAGGCATGGTATTTTTTAACTGATGGTGAAATTGCAATTTGTGAGGAACCTTCACGATTGGTGGAAGCTTTTGAAAAAGGAAATTGGAGTGATGTACTTAGAATAGAGAAGATAAAAAAAGGAACTTTTGTAAATATTCCCGCTGGTGTTATTCACGCCTTAGGATCAAATTCAACAGTAATAGAAGTTCAACAATCTTCAGATTTAACTTATAGAATATATGACTGGGGAAGGCCTAGAGAAACTCATATCAAAAAAGCTTTAGAAGTTTCCAAAGCTGTAAAATTCGAAGAATTGATAGTTGAAAAAATAAATACAAAGTATTTTATAATGGAATACGTAAAGACTTCAAAAATAAATGGTTTTAGTGTTGTTGTTCCAACGATATTAGAAAAAAACTTTGGAGCCTTTGTTATTCCCAAAGACTCCAGAGAGTATGTGGAAAACTCTGTTGTTATAAAACTTGGTGAATTCTTTTTGAATTCATAA
- a CDS encoding damage-control phosphatase ARMT1 family protein: protein MRATSKCLTCHVEQAQRIIDKFVTSEQEKWLILNEVLKELATVDFGVMPIDIAEILYKKLEILLKKEDLYKLEKEKSNKIALSLYNDFKLKVMDSSDPLYEAAKLAVAGNLIDFGALNNSPEEMFEKINELWAQPFSIDDFEYFKKDISNSNNLLYIVDNVGEAVFDMLFIETIKQHYNDLNISVALKGYPIINDATVEDALFIGLDKFANLINTGLSTPGTNLEKANQVFRDAFFEYEIILAKGQGNFEGLSDIKKNNIYFALVAKCKVISDYIKVAQGSKIFMNSKRIHQVL from the coding sequence ATGAGGGCAACAAGTAAATGTTTAACTTGTCATGTTGAACAAGCTCAAAGAATAATTGATAAATTTGTCACATCTGAACAGGAAAAATGGCTAATATTAAATGAAGTTTTAAAAGAGCTGGCTACTGTAGATTTCGGTGTTATGCCCATTGATATAGCAGAGATTCTATACAAAAAGCTAGAAATTCTTTTGAAAAAAGAAGATCTTTATAAATTGGAAAAGGAAAAATCTAATAAAATAGCGCTTTCACTTTATAACGATTTCAAATTAAAAGTCATGGATAGCTCTGACCCTTTGTATGAAGCCGCAAAGCTTGCAGTTGCTGGTAATTTAATAGACTTTGGAGCTTTAAATAATTCTCCAGAAGAAATGTTTGAAAAGATAAACGAACTTTGGGCACAGCCATTTTCCATTGATGATTTTGAATATTTTAAAAAAGACATATCGAATTCCAACAACCTTCTTTACATTGTAGACAACGTTGGAGAAGCAGTATTTGATATGTTGTTTATAGAGACAATTAAACAACATTACAATGATCTTAATATTTCTGTTGCTTTAAAAGGTTATCCGATAATAAACGATGCAACAGTGGAAGATGCTCTTTTCATTGGGCTAGACAAATTTGCAAACCTAATTAATACTGGACTAAGCACCCCCGGTACAAATCTTGAAAAAGCAAATCAAGTATTTAGAGATGCCTTCTTTGAATATGAAATTATTTTGGCAAAAGGTCAGGGAAATTTCGAAGGACTATCCGACATAAAAAAGAACAACATTTATTTTGCATTAGTTGCAAAATGCAAAGTAATATCAGATTATATCAAAGTAGCTCAAGGCTCAAAAATATTTATGAATTCAAAAAGAATTCACCAAGTTTTATAA
- a CDS encoding acyl carrier protein, with the protein MKREELLRQVSKILAEKLDVPIEDIDESSHIIDDLGADSLDVVDLVMILEDEYGIKIEDEELEQISTIEDLLNILEPKLKGREE; encoded by the coding sequence ATGAAAAGAGAAGAACTTTTAAGACAGGTAAGCAAAATCCTTGCTGAAAAACTAGATGTTCCTATTGAAGATATAGATGAATCCTCACATATTATCGATGATTTAGGCGCAGATTCATTAGATGTGGTTGACTTAGTAATGATTTTAGAAGACGAATATGGCATAAAAATTGAAGATGAAGAACTCGAACAAATTTCAACTATTGAAGATTTATTAAATATACTTGAACCCAAACTAAAAGGCAGAGAAGAATAA
- the ruvB gene encoding Holliday junction branch migration DNA helicase RuvB: MIDPERLPNDIQTIRPQYLNEYIGQGNIKKRLGLAIKASKIRKEALDHVLLVGPPGLGKTTLAHIISNELGTNIHVTSGPILEKQGDVAAILTNLEHGDVLFIDEIHRMNRSVEEILYTAMEDFQIDILIGKGPSARSIRIDLQPFTLVGATTRSGLLSAPLRNRFGLIMELDFYSIDELSKIIERAAIVLNVEIEKDAAILLAKRSRGTPRIALRLLRRVRDMSTIRGKVKIDIYMVEEIMFLLGIDKEGLDELDRKILRTIIEVYNGGPVGVKSLAASVGISEDSISEVYEPYLLQSGFIARTHRGRIATKKAYNHLGIKVQRGLFDEE, from the coding sequence ATAATTGATCCAGAGAGATTACCAAATGATATTCAAACCATACGTCCACAATATTTGAATGAATATATAGGGCAGGGTAATATAAAAAAACGACTTGGGCTTGCCATAAAAGCTTCAAAAATTAGGAAAGAAGCTTTAGATCATGTATTACTTGTTGGACCACCTGGGCTTGGCAAAACAACATTGGCACATATTATTTCAAATGAACTTGGAACAAATATTCATGTAACTAGCGGTCCGATTCTTGAAAAACAGGGAGATGTAGCGGCAATATTGACTAATCTTGAGCATGGTGATGTGTTATTTATTGATGAGATACATAGGATGAATAGATCGGTTGAGGAAATACTGTATACAGCTATGGAGGACTTTCAAATTGATATATTAATTGGGAAAGGGCCTTCAGCACGTTCAATTAGAATTGATTTACAACCTTTTACGTTAGTTGGGGCTACTACAAGAAGCGGCTTGTTAAGTGCACCTCTAAGAAATAGATTTGGATTGATAATGGAATTAGATTTTTATTCAATTGATGAACTTAGTAAGATTATAGAAAGAGCGGCAATTGTTTTAAATGTTGAGATAGAGAAGGATGCGGCTATTTTACTTGCAAAGAGATCACGTGGAACACCACGTATAGCTTTGAGATTGTTAAGAAGAGTAAGAGATATGAGTACAATTCGTGGAAAGGTAAAGATAGATATTTACATGGTAGAAGAAATTATGTTTCTTTTGGGAATAGATAAAGAGGGGCTTGATGAACTTGATAGAAAAATATTAAGGACAATAATAGAAGTGTATAACGGTGGGCCTGTTGGAGTGAAATCTTTGGCTGCATCTGTTGGTATTTCTGAAGATAGTATTTCTGAAGTTTATGAACCTTATCTTCTTCAAAGCGGATTTATTGCAAGAACACATAGGGGAAGAATAGCTACGAAAAAGGCTTACAATCATTTGGGAATAAAAGTTCAAAGGGGGCTTTTTGATGAAGAGTAA
- a CDS encoding YggS family pyridoxal phosphate-dependent enzyme, producing MKSKLEIRYYNVLDSIKEKALEVGRDYNNIKLVAVSKTFPVEVIKEAYEIGIRIFGENYAQELRDKSKLLESYDIEWHYIGRIQLNKLKYIVPVSRLIHSVTRIEELKEINKLCRKYNKVQEILIQVNISGEETKAGLKPDEVGDFLRETVDFERVKIVGFMTMAPFTDNKEIIRNVFKNARVLLEKFSSEFSNLKELSMGMSNDYLIAIEEGATILRIGSKIFGERG from the coding sequence ATGAAGAGTAAACTAGAAATAAGGTATTATAATGTATTAGATTCAATTAAGGAGAAAGCATTGGAAGTTGGAAGAGATTATAATAACATAAAGCTTGTAGCAGTCAGCAAGACTTTTCCAGTTGAGGTGATAAAAGAGGCATATGAAATAGGAATAAGAATTTTTGGAGAAAATTATGCACAAGAATTGAGGGATAAATCAAAACTGTTGGAAAGTTACGATATTGAATGGCATTATATTGGAAGAATACAGTTAAATAAATTAAAGTATATTGTTCCTGTTTCAAGATTGATTCATTCTGTAACGAGGATAGAGGAACTTAAAGAGATTAATAAATTATGTAGGAAATATAATAAGGTTCAAGAGATCTTAATTCAGGTTAATATTTCAGGGGAAGAAACTAAAGCAGGTTTAAAACCAGATGAAGTCGGTGATTTTTTGAGGGAAACTGTAGATTTTGAAAGGGTAAAGATAGTAGGTTTTATGACTATGGCCCCTTTTACAGATAATAAAGAAATTATTAGAAACGTTTTTAAAAACGCAAGAGTATTACTGGAAAAATTTTCATCTGAATTTTCTAATTTAAAGGAACTTTCCATGGGGATGTCAAATGATTATTTAATAGCAATAGAAGAAGGTGCTACGATTTTGAGAATTGGTAGTAAAATTTTCGGGGA